One Saccharomyces eubayanus strain FM1318 chromosome XVI, whole genome shotgun sequence DNA segment encodes these proteins:
- the NCE102 gene encoding Nce102p — translation MLAPVDNILRIINFIFLVISIALISSLLNTESGNSSRINYCMFAVAYAIVTDSLYGVFANFFEPLAWPLILFSLDFLNFVFTFTAGTVLAVGIRAHSCRNQSYLLSNSITQGSANRCRESQAAVAFLYFSCAIFLAKTLMSVFNMISNGAFGSGSFSKRRRTGQVGVPTISQV, via the coding sequence ATGCTAGCCCCAGTCGATAACATTCTGCGTATAATAAATTTTATATTTCTGGTCATTTCCATTGCTCTGATCAGTTCATTGTTGAACACCGAGAGTGGCAATAGTTCAAGAATAAACTATTGTATGTTTGCCGTTGCATATGCTATAGTCACCGATTCATTGTACGGTGTCTTTgccaatttctttgaaccATTGGCATGGCCGctaattttgttttcacttgactttttgaatttcgtTTTCACGTTTACCGCCGGTACCGTGTTAGCCGTCGGTATCAGAGCTCACTCCTGTAGAAACCAGTCGTACCTATTAAGCAACAGTATCACTCAAGGTTCTGCTAACAGATGTAGAGAGTCTCAAGCCGCTGTTGCATTCCTTTACTTCTCGTGTGCCATCTTCTTGGCCAAGACCCTCATGTCTGTTTTCAACATGATCTCCAACGGTGCCTTCGGCTCTGGTTCTTTCtccaagagaagaagaactggCCAAGTCGGTGTCCCAACCATTTCCCAAGTTTAA
- the SUE1 gene encoding Sue1p, whose product MIILRKTEIRGLSSARIRSTMIFASVQRRTLTRLVNPIRQQHQQISKQRNSKLFKNVHFYDFRSLPKVPTTQYLEARELTRDILYSGYRPVMYPVKENPLFRDKKKKSLQMLLASDEEPATVAKKATAKDEHKNVLFGERGTGGIMSGGVNGTWKYNPTVPNELLPYNWWSTSSMGMEYFPEWKDVPSYMMRKLKPFDRALQLQSKLSNKKK is encoded by the coding sequence ATGATTATATTGAGAAAAACTGAGATTAGGGGGCTGTCCTCTGCAAGGATAAGGAGCACCATGATATTCGCTAGCGTACAGAGGCGGACGCTCACCAGGCTGGTGAATCCCATAAGACAGCAGCATCAGCAGATCTCCAAGCAAAGGAACTCCAAGCTCTTCAAAAACGTGCATTTCTACGATTTCAGGTCGCTGCCCAAGGTGCCCACCACTCAATATCTGGAGGCTAGGGAGCTAACCCGGGACATCCTGTACAGCGGGTACAGGCCTGTGATGTACCCAGTGAAGGAAAACCCCTTATTCagagacaagaagaagaagtctCTGCAGATGCTCCTAGCATCCGACGAGGAGCCTGCCACGGTGGCCAAGAAGGCCACGGCAAAGGACGAGCATAAAAACGTATTGTTTGGCGAGCGTGGCACAGGCGGTATAATGTCCGGTGGCGTAAACGGCACGTGGAAGTACAACCCGACGGTGCCCAACGAGCTGCTGCCCTACAACTGGTGGTCTACGTCCAGTATGGGGATGGAGTATTTCCCTGAGTGGAAAGACGTCCCTTCATACATGATGAGGAAGTTGAAACCCTTTGATAGAGCACTACAACTACAGTCAAAACTCagtaacaagaaaaaataa
- the MAY24 gene encoding May24p → MRSFITNNDIPVGYITPKFPSLYWPINSSRYNTAFLYYITDIWKFSLYWTLIFNGAFYVATGLYASLTHRKKAGSIWIFVMYVTFGGVQGLTAGTIMGFLIGAIYRSGLFSMSTWIPLCCAVVQILFDVVLGYSMVGSIM, encoded by the exons ATGAG ATCGTTTATCACAAACAATGATATTCCGGTCGGCTACATAACGCCGAAGTTCCCATCTCTGTACTGGCCCATCAACAGCTCGCGGTATAACACCGCATTCTTATACTATATCACGGACatttggaagttttcaCTCTACTGGACCTTGATCTTTAACGGTGCATTCTACGTGGCTACTGGTCTGTACGCAAGCCTCACGCATAGGAAAAAAGCTGGTAGTATATGGATTTTCGTCATGTACGTCACTTTTGGCGGCGTGCAGGGCCTGACAGCGGGTACAATCATGGGATTCCTGATAGGCGCCATCTACAGATCTGGACTGTTTTCTATGTCCACCTGGATCCCACTTTGTTGCGCAGTGGTTCAGATCCTTTTTGACGTGGTCCTGGGCTACTCAATGGTCGGTTCTATCATGTGA
- the PIN3 gene encoding Pin3p: protein MSASLVNRSLTNIRTELDFLKESNVISNDVFDQINKSLPLKWDPSSAPRGSNSASLEYVEALYQFDPQQDGDLGLKQGDKVQLLEKLSPEWYKGSCNGRTGIFPANYVKPVFSDSDAQQRLPPPPQYKAQELQQIPTQNSNVSSYQQQPFPPPSTNYYQQPPQQLQQQPQQPPPPQQQQSSSNNHLKSFGSKLGNAAIFGAGASIGSDIVNSIF from the coding sequence ATGTCTGCTTCATTGGTCAATCGTTCTCTAACCAACATCAGAACAGAATTAGATTTTCTAAAAGAGTCGAATGTCATCTCGAATGACGTTTTTGATCAGATAAATAAGAGCCTACCATTGAAATGGGATCCCTCCAGTGCCCCTCGTGGTTCTAATTCGGCTTCTTTGGAATACGTAGAAGCCCTTTACCAGTTTGATCCTCAACAAGATGGCGATTTGGGCTTGAAACAAGGTGACAAGGTCCAGCtcttggaaaaattatctCCAGAGTGGTATAAAGGTAGCTGTAATGGTCGCACCGGTATTTTTCCCGCCAACTACGTCAAGCCAGTTTTCTCTGATTCCGATGCGCAACAACGCCTCCCACCACCTCCACAATATAAAGCTCAAGAATTACAACAAATCCCAACCCAGAATAGTAATGTGTCATCctatcaacaacaaccatTCCCCCCACCTTCCACTAACTACTACCAACAACCACCACAGCAGCTGCAACAACAGCCACAACAACCTCCTCCTcctcaacaacaacaaagctCGTCAAATAATCATTTAAAGAGCTTTGGTAGCAAGTTGGGTAACGCTGCCATCTTTGGTGCAGGTGCTAGTATCGGGTCGGATATCGTGAACAGTATTTTTTAA
- the NCA2 gene encoding Nca2p, whose translation MITNRRILKSFEEINHSLEESLQDVTFDLQQQLVQDDNKENGELAKLQDQLQQVRSIVEKVCVSIKSDDVESYCSISFDSLYNICKDIADPSSFEDGDLQYLVSQAIFEYVILLCYYSVTNECVQGLPAVYEAEQYYKTISDSTLRSLLYCLQNSVSTLRSLFQDVQKKIYRKNQLHQTWSLRALLLDLLEEVRPTINKFMVVRNFRFVGLPKKPLEIASFASDIPRGVVHERLDIINRSSKNYTIKLGHLIAEFAQPADADDKLQLPNYERRLQSLQSFFGLSASDTNLTDIVQRSAKFHRDHPLKKFTKPSILTRYWPSMLLCLLYGPSSIMTIWNSRYVIQDFIRNNVVDFAKGLVLNWLWTPLKQVWSTVRHDEGSAISVTSQETLNSDMDSLTRMIVSFVVDNSNSASDQTIDPILLSSKVEHGDLTEFMEIYESQLHHPIKNIATGGLVRSLLIQLQKTKVDGSMALNGIDKMLKSQQLVFGVVALSPALVILYSVTVALKRFIKLGNIWSNVKRYKEQISISLNNVERILNYSDQGADSNEEHLNQGLLVIEVSNLYKLGSYLIPHSRRKEWFRDVEELVDTDLDSKAHLNVVDRIYHVYGRFLIY comes from the coding sequence ATGATCACCAATAGGCGTAttttaaaatcttttgaGGAGATAAACCATTCCTTAGAGGAGTCTTTACAGGATGTTACATTTGActtacaacaacaattaGTTCAAGATgacaataaagaaaatggagAGCTAGCAAAACTGCAAGACCAATTGCAACAGGTCAGGTCTATTGTTGAGAAAGTTTGCGTTTCGATTAAGAGCGACGATGTTGAATCCTACTGCTCAATATCTTTTGATTCGTTATACAATATATGCAAAGACATTGCAGATCCTTCGTCCTTTGAAGATGGGGATTTGCAATATCTTGTGAGTCAAGCCATATTTGAATACGTCATCTTATTGTGTTACTATTCAGTAACCAATGAATGTGTCCAAGGTTTACCAGCCGTGTACGAAGCCGAACAATACTATAAGACGATTAGTGATTCAACATTAAGATCATTACTTTATTGTTTACAAAATTCAGTGTCAACTTTACGAAGTTTATTTCAAGatgttcaaaagaaaatatataggAAAAATCAGCTACACCAAACATGGTCACTACGAGCTTTATTGTTAGATTTATTAGAAGAGGTACGTCCAACAATAAATAAGTTTATGGTAGTTCGAAACTTTAGATTTGTTGGGTTGCCAAAGAAACCGCTTGAAATAGCTTCATTTGCTTCCGACATTCCGCGCGGCGTAGTTCATGAAAGGCTAGATATAATCAATCGGTCATCAAAGAACTATACTATCAAACTGGGCCATTTGATTGCCGAATTTGCTCAACCGGCAGACGCAGATGACAAACTGCAACTACCAAACTACGAAAGACGTCTACAATCTTTGCAGAGCTTCTTTGGGTTATCGGCGTCTGACACAAATTTAACAGATATCGTACAACGTTCAGCTAAGTTTCATAGAGATCATCCGCTGAAAAAGTTCACCAAACCAAGCATATTGACCAGATACTGGCCTTCGATGTTGTTATGTCTTTTGTATGGTCCGTCATCGATTATGACTATATGGAATTCTCGTTACGTTATTCAAGACTTCATTAGAAATAATGTTGTTGATTTTGCCAAGGGACTGGTATTGAATTGGTTATGGACTCCTCTAAAACAAGTTTGGTCCACTGTGAGACATGATGAAGGAAGTGCCATTTCAGTCACATCACAAGAAACTTTAAACTCTGATATGGATTCTCTGACTAGAATGATTGTTAGCTTTGTTGTAGATAATAGTAACTCGGCTTCCGATCAAACCATAGACCCTATTCTGTTAAGCAGCAAAGTAGAACACGGTGATTTGACAGAATTCATGGAAATTTATGAATCACAATTGCACCATCcaattaaaaatatagCCACAGGTGGTCTAGTAAGATCATTATTGATTCAActacaaaaaacaaaagtggATGGGTCTATGGCGTTGAATGGCATTGATAAAATGTTAAAGTCACAACAGTTAGTATTTGGAGTCGTAGCATTATCCCCAGCTCTAGTAATACTGTATTCAGTTACTGTggcattgaaaagattcATTAAGTTGGGCAACATATGGTCCAATGTAAAACGTTACAAAGAACAAATCAGCATAAGTTTAAATAACGTGGAAAGGATTTTGAATTACTCTGACCAAGGAGCAGACTCCAATGAAGAGCATTTAAACCAAGGGCTATTAGTGATAGAGGTCTCCAATTTATATAAATTGGGAAGTTACTTAATTCCACATTCAAGAAGGAAGGAGTGGTTCAGAGATGTGGAAGAGTTGGTGGATACTGACCTTGACTCCAAAGCTCACCTTAATGTCGTTGACAGAATATACCATGTCTACGGtagatttttgatttattaa
- the TPO3 gene encoding spermine transporter translates to MNRQESINSFNSDETSSLSDVESQQPQQYIPSERGSKSNMAPNQLKLTRTETVKTLQDMGVSSKAPIPDVNAPQSSKNKIFPEEYTLETPTGLVPVATLHSIGRTSTAISRTRTRQIDGASSPSSNEDALESDNNEKGKEGDSSGANDEAPDLDPEIXFVTFVTGDPENPHNWPGWIRWTYTVLLSILVICVAYGSACISGGLGTVEKKYHVGLEAAILSCSLMVIGFSLGPLIWSPVSDLYGRRVAYFVSMGLYVIFNIPCALAPNLGCLLACRFLCGVWSSSGLCLVGGSIADMFPSETRGKAIAFFAFAPYVGPVVGPLVNGFISVSTGRMDLIFWVNMAFAGVMWIVASAIPETYAPVILKRKAARLRKETGNPKIMTEQEAQGISMSEMMRACLLRPLYFAVTEPVLVATCFYVCLIYSLLYAFFFAFPVIFGELYGYKDNIVGLMFIPIVIGALWALATTFYCENKYLAIVKQRKPTPEDRLLGAKIGAPFAAIALWILGATSYKHIIWVGPASAGLAFGYGMVLIYYSLNNYIIDCYVQYASSALATKVFLRSCGGAAFPLFTIQMYHKLNLHWGSWLLAFISTAMIALPFAFSYWGKELRHKLSKKDYSIDSVE, encoded by the coding sequence ATGAACAGACAGGAATCCATTAATTCGTTCAATTCAGACGAAACATCGTCGCTGTCTGATGTGGAAAGCCAGCAGCCGCAACAGTATATCCCTTCAGAAAGAGGCTCCAAGTCCAATATGGCTCCCAACCAATTGAAGCTGACACGGACAGAAACCGTGAAGACCTTGCAAGACATGGGTGTGAGCTCCAAGGCCCCAATTCCTGACGTCAATGCTCCTCAATCCAGTAAGAACAAGATTTTCCCAGAGGAATACACTCTAGAAACCCCCACGGGGTTGGTCCCCGTGGCCACTCTGCATTCGATAGGTAGAACGTCGACTGCAATCTCTCGTACAAGAACAAGACAAATCGATGGTGCGTCTTCGCCCTCTTCGAATGAAGACGCTTTGGAAAGCGACAATAACGAAAAGGGCAAAGAAGGCGACTCTAGCGGTGCCAACGATGAGGCACCAGATCTAGATCCAGAAATCRAGTTTGTCACTTTTGTCACTGGTGATCCGGAAAACCCTCACAACTGGCCCGGATGGATCCGTTGGACCTATACCGTGCTGCTATCCATCCTGGTTATTTGCGTTGCCTACGGGTCCGCTTGTATCAGTGGTGGGCTGGGAACCGTCGAGAAAAAATACCACGTCGGTTTGGAAGCTGCTATTTTATCGTGTTCCTTAATGGTCATCGGTTTCTCCTTGGGTCCTTTGATCTGGTCTCCAGTCAGTGACTTGTACGGTAGAAGAGTCGCTTACTTCGTGTCTATGGGTCTTTATGTCATTTTCAACATTCCTTGCGCATTGGCCCCAAATCTAGGTTGTCTTTTGGCCTGTAGGTTTTTATGTGGTGTCTGGTCCTCCTCCGGCCTATGTCTCGTTGGTGGGTCCATCGCCGATATGTTCCCCAGTGAAACTAGAGGTAAAGCCATCGCTTTCTTTGCCTTTGCTCCTTATGTTGGTCCCGTTGTTGGTCCATTAGTCAATGGTTTCATTTCCGTTTCCACCGGCCGTATGGACCTGATCTTCTGGGTCAACATGGCCTTCGCAGGTGTTATGTGGATCGTGGCCTCTGCTATTCCAGAAACATACGCTCCCGTTATCTTGAAGAGGAAAGCTGCCAGATTAAGAAAGGAGACCGGTAACCCCAAGATCATGACTGAACAAGAAGCTCAAGGTATCAGTATGAGTGAAATGATGAGAGCTTGTTTGTTAAGACCTCTATACTTTGCTGTCACTGAACCAGTCTTGGTTGCTACTTGCTTTTACGTGTGTTTGATTTACTCTCTGTTATATGCGTTCTTCTTCGCCTTCCCTGTCATTTTCGGTGAATTGTATGGTTACAAGGATAACATTGTCGGATTGATGTTTATTCCGATTGTTATCGGTGCTCTCTGGGCCCTAGCCACTACCTTCTACTGTGAAAACAAGTATCTAGCAATCGTCAAACAACGTAAACCTACACCCGAAGATCGTCTGTTGGGTGCCAAGATCGGTGCTCCATTCGCTGCTATTGCGCTTTGGATTTTAGGTGCCACTTCTTACAAACATATTATTTGGGTCGGGCCAGCTTCTGCCGGTTTAGCTTTTGGTTATGGTATGGTGTTGATTTACTATTCGCTAAACAACTATATCATTGATTGTTACGTCCAATATGCATCCAGTGCTTTGGCCACAAAGGTCTTCTTAAGATCTTGTGGTGGTGCTGCCTTCCCATTGTTTACCATTCAAATGTACCACAAATTGAACTTACACTGGGGTTCTTGGTTATTGGCTTTCATCTCTACTGCTATGATTGCTTTACCTTTTGCATTCTCTTACTGGGGTAAAGAATTGAGACATAAATTGTCCAAGAAAGATTACTCCATTGACAGTGTTGAATAA
- the TDA6 gene encoding Tda6p has product MRCVTSQILLWFLIMVVSVVDALVLPPLEDYDPLEPLMKRDTSTSQHSNAQFDNRLPPILNPSDVTEDQRSLHVPGEIPSYVIDHCPLVHLYSEEKYWPSDIAEFVQNFQIKDKHGNFIPTHENLTLHDLKAEYSADLLANGTETRIPSSDVFLTSSDDFDKDPKWLLGHPPEYGTGHNPKAPAVLFVVDKGNGWVDAFWFFFYPFNHGPFIMGQGPWGSHVGDWEHSLVRFHNGVPKYFWMSAHSSGTGYRYEAVEKFKKLTKRKQQDDKFDEDTILQRPLIFSARGTHANYASVGQHAHDIPFFFMPLSDFTDRGPLWDPSLNFYSYTFDGKTVTPSTEREESLGLDWLHFQGGWGNKQLPSKDPRQKWCLGQWKYIGGPRGPLFKKMDRLNLCGGVKKWNFWNGGCPARRLIKKAEGLDAETTELMGDNCGVLLYKIRPRWLRGILRILMWRGMLCSLMEFFTN; this is encoded by the coding sequence ATGCGTTGCGTAACATCGCAGATATTGCTATGGTTCTTGATAATGGTCGTAAGCGTGGTAGACGCGCTCGTCCTTCCGCCCTTGGAAGACTACGATCCATTGGAGCcattaatgaaaagagaCACATCCACGTCGCAGCACAGCAATGCTCAATTCGACAATCGATTGCCGCCCATACTAAACCCCTCGGATGTTACAGAAGATCAGAGATCTTTGCATGTCCCGGGAGAAATCCCGTCTTATGTCATCGATCATTGTCCCTTAGTTCATCTGTATAGCGAAGAGAAGTACTGGCCCTCGGATATTGCCGAGTTTGTGCaaaacttccaaatcaaagacaAACATGGCAATTTCATACCTACTCATGAAAACTTGACGCTGCATGATTTAAAGGCGGAATACAGCGCAGACTTGCTGGCCAATGGAACTGAGACCCGTATTCCTAGTAGCGACGTGTTTTTGACAAGTTCGGATGATTTCGACAAAGATCCCAAGTGGTTGCTGGGCCACCCGCCAGAATACGGAACAGGCCACAACCCCAAGGCGCCTGCAGTCCTGTTCGTGGTCGACAAGGGTAACGGATGGGTCGACgcattttggtttttcttctaccCGTTCAACCATGGTCCCTTCATCATGGGCCAGGGTCCCTGGGGCAGTCACGTCGGTGACTGGGAACACTCTTTGGTCAGGTTTCACAATGGTGTACCAAAGTACTTTTGGATGAGCGCGCATTCCAGTGGTACCGGCTACAGATACGAagctgttgaaaaattcaagaagctgaccaaaagaaaacagcaaGATGACAAATTTGACGAGGACACCATACTCCAAAGACCGCTGATTTTTAGTGCGAGAGGCACTCATGCCAATTACGCTTCCGTCGGACAGCATGCACACGACattcccttttttttcatgcCCTTGAGCGATTTTACCGATCGCGGGCCATTGTGGGATCCGTCTTTGAACTTTTATTCCTACACTTTTGACGGTAAAACTGTGACCCCTTCCACAGAGAGAGAAGAATCTCTGGGCTTAGATTGGTTACATTTCCAAGGAGGTTGGGGTAATAAGCAACTACCCTCGAAGGAtccaagacaaaaatgGTGTTTAGGTCAATGGAAATATATTGGAGGCCCCCGCGGGCCCCTATTCAAGAAGATGGATAGATTGAATCTATGTGGTGGGgtgaaaaaatggaattttTGGAACGGCGGGTGCCCTGCTAGGAGATTGATCAAGAAAGCTGAGGGCTTAGACGCTGAAACGACAGAACTTATGGGTGACAATTGCGGTGTCTTGCTATATAAGATTAGACCGCGGTGGCTAAGAGGCATTCTCAGAATCTTAATGTGGAGAGGCATGCTGTGCTCTCTTATGGAGTTCTTCaccaattga
- the CUR1 gene encoding Cur1p — MATACIFQPNLLKVNASNEPSNMIRKRRRIQQSQPGSLLRENKLQPQIFLRNLNHCYILSLYKEITCQLIGEILHQKISKIWGKVYIPSYELISDIHGNQLYVEQGVDENKLVSEILKRLNPNLIDSEATQMLFDDYHLELSHTGNGICISSLTDRFHKEFSFNNAVTGTFRLCGTSVRADSSGTVYGVMQIEIPIEENTSQAEHTFSGLSTFHIQTDEPNDTEQEIRAFNLSRQNQENIIRREITRRLKGHGELYNHRKNMRSASSRIAKK; from the coding sequence ATGGCTACCGCATGCATTTTCCAACCTAACCTTCTCAAGGTTAATGCATCTAATGAGCCCTCCAATATGATCcgcaaaagaagaagaatacaaCAATCACAACCAGGATCATTACTCCGAGAGAACAAACTTCAACCTCAAATCTTTTTGCGGAACCTAAATCACTGTTACATACTATCACtttataaagaaatcaCGTGCCAACTCATTGGAGAAATTCTTCAccaaaaaatatccaaGATATGGGGAAAAGTATACATACCGTCTTATGAACTGATATCAGATATTCATGGAAACCAGCTTTATGTGGAGCAAGGCGTGGACGAAAATAAACTGGTCTCGGAAATATTGAAGAGACTTAACCCTAACCTTATTGATTCAGAAGCCACTCAAATGTTATTTGACGATTACCATTTAGAATTATCACACACAGGGAACGGTATCTGCATATCCAGTTTAACCGATCGTTTTCATAAagagttttctttcaataatGCAGTCACTGGTACATTCAGACTCTGTGGGACGAGTGTACGCGCCGATAGCAGTGGAACGGTATATGGTGTTATGCAGATTGAAATTCCTATCGAGGAGAATACGTCACAAGCCGAGCATACCTTTAGTGGGCTCTCTACTTTTCACATTCAGACGGACGAACCCAATGATacagaacaagaaataagAGCCTTTAATTTGAGTCGAcagaatcaagaaaatataattaGAAGGGAGATTACAAGAAGATTGAAAGGACATGGTGAGCTTTACAACCATCGCAAAAACATGCGAAGCGCTTCTTCAAGaatagcaaaaaaataa
- the KRE6 gene encoding beta-glucan synthesis-associated protein KRE6 — protein MPLRNLTGTHNFSSTNLDTEGADGGRDPPSLSPSPSFAQLHDKTDNNAALTNPFIGSDEESGERDGESLSSSVHYQPQGSDSSLLHDNSRLDISQNNGISDYKGYYSKNNSRVVSTANDNSFLQPPHRTIASSPSLNSSFSKNDILSPPEFDRYPLVGSRVASMTQLNNQGRSPSSSPGNESSASFSSNPFLGEQDFSPFGGYPASSFPLMMDEKEEDDYLHNPDPEEEARLDKRRFIDDFKYMDKRSAGGFAGVLLLFIAAVFIFIILPALTFTGAINHGKDVEEVSYLTLYQYPQLSAIRTSLVDPDTPDTAKTREAKDGSKWELVFSDEFNAEGRTFYDGDDAYWTAPDVHYDATKDLEWYSPDASTTVNGTLQLRMDAFKNHGLYYRSGMLQSWNKVCFTQGALEISANLPNYGRISGLWPGLWTMGNLGRPGYLASTQGVWPYSYEACDAGITPNQSSPDGISFLPGQKLSVCTCDDEDHPNQGVGRGAPEIDVLEGETDTKLAVGVASQSLQIAPFDIWYMPDYDFIEVYNFSTTTMNTYAGGPFQQAVSAVSTLNVTWYEFGEYAGYFQKYAIEYLNDDNDGYIRWFVGDNPTFTIYATALHPTGNIDWRRISKEPMSVVLNLGISNNWAYIDWQYIFFPVVMSIDYVRIYQPSDAKSITCDPDDFPTYDYIQAHLNAYENANLTTWEAAGYTFPKNVLTGSCSSSKFKLSS, from the coding sequence ATGCCATTAAGAAACCTGACGGGAACACACAACTTTAGTAGCACAAATCTGGACACGGAAGGTGCAGATGGAGGTCGCGATCCTCCTTCTCTTTCTCCGTCACCATCTTTTGCACAGCTGCATGACAAGACAGACAACAATGCTGCTCTTACAAACCCTTTCATAGGTAGTGACGAAGAATCTGGTGAACGTGACGGTGagtctctttcttcttctgttcACTATCAGCCACAGGGGAGTGATTCTTCACTACTCCATGATAATTCACGTCTGGATATAAGTCAAAACAATGGCATATCTGATTACAAAGGTtactattcaaaaaataatagtagAGTCGTGAGCACAGCCAACGACAACTCATTCCTTCAGCCACCACATAGGACTATAGCCTCGTCTCCTTCTCTAAACTCTAGTTTCTCTAAGAACGACATTCTCTCGCCTCCAGAATTTGATAGATATCCTTTGGTAGGTTCCAGAGTGGCTTCCATGACCCAACTGAACAACCAAGGCCGTTCCCCGTCGTCATCTCCAGGCAATGAATCATCCGCATCATTCTCTTCTAATCCATTTTTAGGTGAACAAGATTTCTCTCCATTCGGTGGTTATCCTGCGTCATCTTTCCCACTCATGATggatgaaaaggaagaagatgattACTTGCACAATCCTGAccctgaagaagaagccaGACTAGATAAAAGAAGGTTCATTGATGACTTTAAATACATGGATAAAAGATCTGCTGGTGGGTTTGCTGgtgttttgcttttgttcaTAGCAGCtgtcttcatttttattattttgccGGCGCTCACTTTCACAGGTGCCATTAACCACGGGAAAGATGTCGAAGAAGTTTCATATTTAACCCTGTATCAATATCCTCAATTATCCGCTATTAGAACATCTCTGGTTGACCCAGATACGCCAGATACTGCCAAGACAAGAGAAGCTAAAGATGGCTCCAAATGGGAACTAGTATTTTCCGATGAATTTAACGCAGAAGGTAGAACATTCTATGATGGAGATGACGCATATTGGACTGCCCCCGATGTTCACTATGATGCCACTAAGGATTTAGAATGGTATAGTCCAGACGCTTCCACTACAGTAAATGGTACTTTGCAATTGAGAATGGatgctttcaaaaatcatGGCTTATATTACAGATCAGGTATGCTACAGAGTTGGAATAAGGTTTGTTTCACACAAGGTGCTTTGGAAATCTCTGCCAATTTACCTAACTATGGTCGTATTTCAGGGCTTTGGCCCGGTTTGTGGACCATGGGTAATTTGGGTAGACCAGGTTATCTAGCAAGTACCCAAGGTGTGTGGCCATATTCTTATGAAGCATGTGATGCCGGTATTACTCCAAATCAAAGTTCTCCTGATggtatttcttttctgccGGGACAAAAATTGAGTGTTTGTACCTGTGATGACGAAGATCATCCAAACCAAGGTGTTGGTAGAGGAGCTCCGGAAATCGATGTTTTGGAAGGTGAAACTGACACTAAGCTTGCTGTAGGTGTAGCCTCTCAATCTTTACAAATCGCACCTTttgatatatggtatatgcCAGATTACGATTTCATTGAGGTCTACAATTtctcaacaacaacaatgaaTACGTATGCTGGTGGTCCCTTCCAACAAGCTGTGTCTGCTGTTTCCACCTTAAATGTAACTTGGTATGAATTTGGCGAATATGCCGGTTATTTCCAAAAGTACGCCATCGAATATTTAAATGATGACAATGACGGTTATATCCGTTGGTTTGTTGGTGATAACCCAACCTTCACCATTTACGCTACTGCCTTACACCCTACTGGTAATATTGATTGGAGAAGAATCAGTAAAGAACCAATGTCAGTGGTGCTGAACTTGGGTATCTCTAACAATTGGGCTTATATTGACTGGCAATACATTTTCTTCCCAGTGGTCATGTCGATTGACTATGTTAGAATATATCAACCCAGTGATGCCAAGTCCATCACGTGTGATCCAGATGATTTCCCAACATATGATTATATTCAAGCGCACTTAAACGCCTACGAAAATGCAAACTTGACGACATGGGAAGCTGCTGGCTACACGTTCCCTAAGAATGTCCTAACTGGCAGCTGTTCTAGttccaaattcaaactATCTTCGTAA